From a region of the Impatiens glandulifera chromosome 4, dImpGla2.1, whole genome shotgun sequence genome:
- the LOC124936182 gene encoding nuclear transcription factor Y subunit A-10-like gives MTMTTLCFKEHERGVVKGQIPSATMPWWSGLGSHSSYGQSCGAVGGQVSSGKQKQVVFDEEPLLEEGGFAKFTISPGNGKKYGNDVKNPNADANLSMQTADPSDQGGYFSLGFAQPTICGKISYGDPNYNGLFSAYGPQLPGRIMLHTNSDEGPIYVNAKQYHGILRRRLSRAKAISQKKAPKVRKPYMHLSRHLHAVRRPRGCGGRFLNRKIDTGNDLAIKVQKRNKMVISDMTDSQSSEVLQSCDGGNLMMMNSPRKDLYKGYSNNISYFEVTSHDSHQPFMLGPHVHDFSGMLSARHGRSVMPSKCNLNV, from the exons ATGACCATGACTACTTTATGCTTTAAAGAGCACGAGAGAGGAGTTGTTAAGGGGCAGATTCCATCAGCTACTATGCCATGGTGGTCTGGTTTAGGATCTCATTCTTCTTATGGCCAATCTTGTGGAGCTGTTGGGGGACAAGTTTCCTCTGGTAAACAGAAACAggttgtgtttgatgaagaaCCATTGCTTGAGGAGGGTGGATTTGCAAAATTTACAATTTCCCCAG GAAATGGAAAAAAATATGGAAATGATGTAAAAAATCCAAATGCTGATGCAAACCTCTCCATGCAAACAGCTGATCCATCGGACCAAGGAGGTTATTTCAGCCTGGGATTTGCTCAACCTACG ATATGTGGAAAGATTTCCTATGGAGATCCAAATTATAATGGACTCTTCTCAGCCTATGGACCTCAGTTACCG GGCCGGATAATGCTGCATACCAACAGCGATGAGGGTCCGATTTACGTGAACGCGAAGCAGTACCATGGAATACTCAGGCGTCGACTCTCACGTGCTAAAGCAATTTCTCAAAAGAAAGCACCCAAAGTTCGTAAG CCATACATGCACCTGTCTCGCCACCTCCATGCAGTGCGCCGCCCTAGAGGCTGCGGTGGGCGTTTCTTGAACAGGAAGATAGACACGGGAAATGATTTAGCAATAAAAGTCCAAAAGAGAAACAAAATGGTAATTTCTGATATGACTGATTCTCAAAGTTCTGAAGTTCTGCAATCGTGTGATGGTGGaaacttgatgatgatgaactcaccACGAAAGGATTTATATAAAGGATATTCAAACAATATCTCATACTTCGAAGTTACTAGTCACGACTCACACCAGCCGTTCATGTTAGGTCCACATGTCCATGATTTCTCTGGTATGTTGAGTGCTAGGCATGGAAGATCAGTCATGCCTAGCAAGTGTAACCTCAATGTTTGA